The following are encoded together in the Pedobacter steynii genome:
- the araA gene encoding L-arabinose isomerase, translated as MINLKELEVWFITGSQHLYGEETLKQVAEHAQQVAGSLDTAPQIPVKVVYKPVVKTPEEIFETLQQANITANCIGVITWMHTFSPAKMWIRGLNILQKPLLHLHTQFNRDIPWSTIDMDFMNLNQSAHGDREFGFMVTRMRKDRKVVVGHWQDPEVLKEIDIWTRAAAGWHDWQGAKFARFGDNMRYVAVTDGDKVEAELKFGFQVNTYGIGDLVAVINSISEESIQELLKVYQASYIMTADLLPGGDRHSSVYEAAKIELGLKKFLEEGNFKGFSDTFEDLHGMIQLPGIAAQRLMAEGYGFAGEGDWKTAALVRACKVMGAGLPGGNAFMEDYTYHFDPANSMVLGSHMLEVDASLANEKPRLEVHPLGIGGKADPARLIFSVAAGNALNASIIDMGNRFRLLVNEVEAVEPEHQLPKLPVAQVLWKPLPDMKTGCAAWIYAGGAHHTAYSQNLNTAHLLDFANIAGIEYLNIGADTKINQFRNELQWNEIFYK; from the coding sequence ATGATCAACTTAAAAGAATTAGAAGTCTGGTTCATTACCGGAAGCCAGCACCTGTACGGGGAAGAAACCTTAAAACAAGTAGCGGAACATGCACAGCAAGTTGCCGGATCGCTGGATACTGCACCGCAGATCCCCGTTAAGGTCGTATATAAACCCGTAGTAAAAACACCGGAGGAGATATTTGAAACGTTACAACAGGCCAATATCACGGCAAATTGTATTGGCGTAATCACCTGGATGCATACTTTCTCTCCTGCAAAAATGTGGATCAGAGGCTTAAATATCCTTCAAAAACCGCTGCTTCACCTGCATACCCAGTTCAACCGTGACATTCCATGGAGTACCATTGATATGGATTTTATGAACCTCAACCAAAGTGCTCATGGCGATCGTGAATTTGGATTTATGGTGACCCGGATGCGTAAAGACAGAAAGGTGGTGGTGGGACACTGGCAGGACCCGGAAGTATTAAAGGAAATTGATATCTGGACCAGAGCGGCAGCCGGCTGGCACGACTGGCAGGGCGCTAAATTTGCCCGTTTTGGCGACAATATGCGTTATGTAGCTGTTACGGATGGCGACAAAGTAGAAGCCGAACTGAAGTTTGGTTTTCAGGTCAATACCTATGGCATCGGTGACCTTGTTGCGGTGATCAACAGCATTTCTGAAGAATCGATTCAGGAGCTCCTGAAAGTTTACCAGGCGAGTTACATCATGACCGCCGACCTGCTGCCTGGTGGCGACAGACACAGCTCTGTTTATGAAGCCGCAAAAATAGAACTTGGCCTTAAGAAATTCCTGGAGGAGGGCAATTTTAAAGGTTTCAGCGATACTTTTGAAGATTTGCATGGCATGATTCAATTGCCTGGTATTGCCGCCCAACGGTTAATGGCCGAGGGATACGGATTTGCCGGAGAAGGCGACTGGAAAACTGCAGCACTGGTACGTGCCTGTAAAGTAATGGGTGCCGGATTACCCGGAGGAAATGCCTTTATGGAAGATTACACCTATCATTTTGACCCCGCCAACTCCATGGTATTGGGCTCACATATGCTGGAAGTTGATGCTTCTCTGGCTAATGAAAAACCACGACTGGAAGTACATCCCCTTGGTATTGGAGGCAAAGCAGACCCTGCCAGACTGATTTTCAGTGTAGCCGCCGGAAATGCACTCAACGCCTCTATTATCGATATGGGCAATCGATTCCGCCTGCTCGTAAACGAAGTGGAAGCCGTGGAACCGGAGCACCAATTGCCAAAATTACCTGTTGCACAGGTTTTATGGAAACCACTTCCTGATATGAAAACGGGATGTGCAGCCTGGATTTATGCCGGAGGTGCACACCATACCGCTTATAGTCAGAACCTGAATACCGCACATTTACTGGATTTCGCCAACATTGCCGGCATAGAATACCTAAACATTGGTGCCGACACAAAAATCAACCAGTTTAGAAATGAGCTGCAATGGAACGAAATCTTTTATAAATAA